In Mycoplasmopsis meleagridis, the genomic stretch TATGAATAATAATTATGATGAATCTAGTATTCAACAACTTAAAGGATTAGAAGCTGTTAGAAAAAGACCAGGAATGTATATTGGCAGTACTGATATCAATGGTTTACATCATCTAATTTGAGAAATTGTAGACAATGCAATAGATGAAGCTTTAGCTGGTTTTGCTAACGAAATTAGTGTTACTTTAACTAGGGATAATTCCATTATTGTTGAAGATAATGGTAGAGGAATTCCAGTTGGGAAAACTCCTTCAGGTAAATCTGCTGTTGAATTAGTTTTTACTGAATTACACGCTGGCGGAAAATTTAATGAAGGAGTATATAAAACTTCTTCTGGTTTACATGGTGTTGGTTCATCTGTGGTTAATGCTCTTAGTAATAAACTTATTGCAACAATTTATCGTGATAAAAAAATTTATGAAACTAAATTTGAAAATGGTGACAAAATAGTACAAAAAACTAAGGAGATAGGCTCAACTTCTAAAAGAGGCACAAAAGTTGAATTTTGACCAAATTTTGAAATTTTTAAAAATGCTCAATTTAACTATGAAATAATAGCTGAAAGATTAAGAGAAAATTCTTTTTTAATAAGTAATCTCAAAATTAATTTTATAGATGAATTGCATAATAAAGAGTTTGAATTTCACTATAAAAACGGCTTAAAAGAATTTATTAACTTTATAAATGATTCTAAAGAAGCTATTGGTGAAATATATTCATTTCACGACGTAAAAAATGAAATTGAAGTAGATTTTGCTTTTCAATATACTGAAAGTTATAATGAAACAGTGTTGTCTTTTGTTAATAACATAAAAACAAAGGATGGTGGAACGCACGAAACAGGCTTAAAAACTGCTTTTACAAAAGTTTTTAATGATTTCGCTTTAGAAGAAAAAGTTTTAAAAAGTAAAAATACATTTGAAGGTGAAGATATAAGAGAAGGCCTAACTATTATTTTAAGTGTCAAAATTCCCGAGAAATATTTAGAATTTGTTTCGCAAACGAAAGAAAAATTAGGAACACCAGAGGCCAAAACAGCTGTAGAAGAAATAGTTGCTAAATCATTGAAACTTTGAATTACTGAAAACAAACCATTAGCTAAAAAAATACTTTCTAAGATTAAAAAAGCATCAGAATCAAGAGCTGCTGCAAGAAAAGCAAGAATAGAAGCAAGAAGTACAAAAAATGCTTTAAAAGAAAAACAAATATTAAGTGGTAAATTAACCCCTGCACAATCAAAAAAAGCTGAGGAAAAAGAATTATTTCTTGTTGAAGGTGATTCAGCTGGTGGATCAGCAAAACTAGGAAGAGATAGAAAATACCAAGCTATTTTACCTTTGAGAGGAAAAGTTATTAATACTGAAAAAGCAAGATTATTCGATATTTTAAAAAACGAAGAAATAGCAACAATTATTAATACAATTGGCGCTGGTATAGGCAGCGAATTAGATCTTAAAAAAGTACAGTATAACAAAATAATTATTATGACTGATGCTGATACTGATGGTGCACATATCCAAATTCTGTTATTAACATTTTTCTTTCGTCATATGCGTAAATTATTAGAAAAAGGTATGGTTTATATTGCTTTACCTCCTCTTTTTAAAATTAAAAATAAAAAAAATAATATTGTTTATGCCTGAGATGAAAATGAACTTAAACAAATTCTAAAAGATAATAATTTTAATAATTCTGAGATTCAAAGATATAAAGGATTGGGTGAAATGAATGCCGAACAACTTTGAGAAACTACAATGAATCCTAAAACTAGAACTCTTATACAAGTAAAAATTGAAGATGCTGCTTTAGCAGAAAGAAGAGTTTCGACTTTAATGGGAGATAATGTTGAACCAAGAAAAGAATGAATTAATTCTAATGTTGAATTTACCATGGAAGATGATTATCAAATTTAACTATTTTATGGAGTAATATGGATAAAAGTCAGAAAGAAAAATTGGACGATTTACTTTCAAAAATAATTCAAGAAAATCTTGATAATATAATGGGCGATAGATTTAGCAGATATTCAAAATACATTATTCAACAACGTGCTTTACCTGATGTTAGAGATGGTCTTAAACCTGTGCAGAGAAGAATTCTTTATTCAATGAATGATTTAGGATTGCATAATAATAAATCTTTCAAAAAATCAGCAAGAGTAGTAGGTGATGTTATTGGTAAATATCATCCTCACGGAGATTCTTCAATTTATGAAGCGATGGTTAGAATGTCACAAGATTGAAAAATGGGTTATTGTTTGTTAGAAATGCATGGTAATGTAGGTTCTATTGATGATGATCCTGCTGCTGCAATGCGTTATACAGAAGTAAGATTAGCTAAAATATCTGATTTACTTTTGGAAGATCTTAAAAAAAATACAGTTAAATTTGCTCCTAATTTCGATGATTCGGAAAAAGAACCTACTGTTTTACCTTCATTAATACCTAATTTATTATTAAATGGTGCTAAAGGTATTGCCTCTGGTTTTGCAACAGAAATGCCGCCACATAATTTAGTTGAAATTTTAGATGCTACTATAGCAAAAATAAAGGATCCTTATATTAATTTAAACAAATTAATGAAATATATAAAAGGACCAGATTTTCCTACTGGCGGCAATATTTATGGAATTGATGGTATTAGAGATGCTTTTGAAACTGGAAAAGGGAAAATTATTTTAGTTTCAAAATATAAAACTTATAGTGATAACAAAAATAAATATATTGAAATATTAGAAATTCCTTATGGCGTAGTTAAATCTAAATTAATTAAAGATATTGATTTATTGATAATTAATGAAACGATATCTGGAATAGTCGATATTAAAGACCAATCTGATAGAAATGGAATAAGTATTTTAATTACTCTAGATAAAGAAGCTAACGAAGAAATTATTCTAAATTATTTATTGCAAAAAACAGAAATGAAAATTTATTATAACTACAATAATGTAGCTATTAAAAATTATTCACCATGTTTGTTAAATTTAAATGAGCTTTTAGATGCTTATTTAAATCATGTTAAAGAAATAAAAACTAAAACATTAGAATTTGATTTAGTTAAGTTTAAAGCAAGATTAGAAATTGTTCTAGGGTTTATTAAAGTTTCGGAAATTACTGATCAAGTTATAAAAACTATTAGAGAAAGCGAAAATTCTAAAACAGGGGTAATTGAAAATTTAGTTAAATTTTTTGCTTTTACACAAAATCAAGCTACAGCAATTGCTGAATTGAGATTGTATAAATTAAGTAAGACCGATAAGAATTTATTTTTGCTTGAAAAAGAAGAACTAGAAAAACAAATTGCAAGATGTACTTTACTTTTGAATAATAAAGAAGAATTCGACAATTGATTAATAGAAATATTTAAAAATATTCAAAAAGAATATGGTAGAGAAAGAAGAACTATTATTCATGAGGAAAATATTGATGTTTCTTATAATGAAAGCGATTTAGTCAAAGAAGAAATAGTGTATGTTAGTGTTTCTAAAAACGGATATTTGAAACGTTTTTCAGAAAGAGTTAAAGAAACGAATGCAATTGATACTTTTGCCCTAAAAGAAGGCGATTTCATACTTTATTTTAATAAGTTACAAACAACCGATAATTTACTTATTTTCACTAATTTGGGTAATTATGCAATTATTCCAGTTTATAAACTTTCAGAAACTAAATGGAAAGAATTAGGTTCGCATTTAAGCGATTTTGTGGAATTAATTCCAAATGAAGAAATAATAAGTGTATTAAAAGTTAAAGATTTTAACGAAAAGTATTTTGTAGGACTTTTTACAAAGTATGGGCAAGGTAAAAGAGTTAAATTGAAAGATTTTGAAGTAAGCAGAAATAATAAAACTTTTACAGCAATGAAATTAGCAACTAACGATAAGTTAATTGGGGCTAAATTTTCTACAGGTTTGCAAGATGTTTTATTAATTACTAAGCGAGGGTTAGCTTCTTTATACACTGAAAATGATGTGCAAATTTATGGAACTAAAAGTAATGGTACTAAATCATGTTATATGCCTCCAATTGATGAAATAACTGCTTTTGCTTTTGTAAATAATGATGATATAGTTACTTTAGTAGCTAATAATGAATATATCAAGAATATAAAAGTTAGTGATATAAATAAATCTCCTAAGAAAAATTTAGGCAAAAAAATATTTGATCAATTCAAATATAAAGAATTAATTGTTAACGATTGTGCAAGTACTTCTAGCGATTCTAAATTATTGTTAGTCACAAATGATAATAATTTATCTTTTGAAGGAATTAATAAATATCCTTTAACAAGCTCAAACGAAGGCTTTACAAAAATAAAAAATAATAAGATCAAATTTGCTTCAATTTATTTAGATGAATCAGAAGAAAAAAAACAAAAATTAGAAAAAGTAAATTTTGCAAAAGAAAACGAACAAGAAAAAAAAGTAGTCAAAAAAGCAATTAAAGACATAGAAGACGTTTTAAATTTAAATATCGACGATATTCTTAAAAAATTAGACATAAAATAAAAACACTAAGAAGTGTTTTTATTTTTTATTTATAAATTTTTTTGCCATTTTATAGTAATAATAAGCGCTCAAAATGCTTAGTGAACAAGCAAAAATGTTAGGCAATGATAAGATGAATATAATTAAAAAACTTATTTCTAGACTAATATTAGGTGCAGAATAAAGATTTTTATAACCGCAAGCTAAAATAATAATTGAACTAAAAATTAAAGTTAAAATACCAATAGTTAGGAAAAAAGTTTTGTATTTTCCTGTTTTTATAGCAGCAATTTCAACATTATTTTTATTCATAACAATTCTTAAAGCGCCAACAATAATGTCTCTGCATATTATGATAAAAAGAACTAAAAAACTAATTAAATGATTAAAAATAATACATATGTAAACTAATGCTGCGATAGTAATTAATTTGTCTGCTACTGGATCTCATAATTTTCCAAAAGAAGAAACAATGTTATATTTTCTAGCTAATTTGCCATCAATAAAATCACTGATCATAGCTAAAATAAAAGTCAATAAGAACAAAACATCAAAAAGAATAAAAGCAGCAATTCCTACGTAAGATTCTAAATTAGTTAAAATGGCTCTAATTACAATAAACAAAGTAAGAGGAATAACTAAAAATAAACGTAACTTAGTTCAATTATTAGCTAAATTAGGATTAATTATTTTTTTCATTTCTTAATTCTCTTTCATAGAAAGCATCAATTTCTTTTTTAGCATCAAGATATTCAGAGGAAGAAATTTGAAGGTTAGTTTTGTTATAAATTTTTTTTATCAAATTTAACGTTTCGTTTATTTTCTTATCCCAAAGATTACTTCTAGTATCTCTTAAAGCAAGAAAACTGTTTAAAACATTGCTTTGCGAATCAGCGGCAACTATATATTCTTTAAAATTTTTATCATTTTCAAAAGTTATTAAAAATTTATGTGCTGTTTCTACAATTTGGCCCATTGTATATTCACCAATTGAAGGTTCAAAATTTTGTAAATATTCGTTATTTTTTTCTATTAGATAATGCAATTTAGCAATATAAATTTTTTGGAAATAATTTGCTCTATTTTCAAATTCTATTTTTTCCTTTTTAGCTTTATTTTTCTTTATTCT encodes the following:
- a CDS encoding CDP-alcohol phosphatidyltransferase family protein, with the protein product MKKIINPNLANNWTKLRLFLVIPLTLFIVIRAILTNLESYVGIAAFILFDVLFLLTFILAMISDFIDGKLARKYNIVSSFGKLWDPVADKLITIAALVYICIIFNHLISFLVLFIIICRDIIVGALRIVMNKNNVEIAAIKTGKYKTFFLTIGILTLIFSSIIILACGYKNLYSAPNISLEISFLIIFILSLPNIFACSLSILSAYYYYKMAKKFINKK
- a CDS encoding MHJ_0274 family protein; this translates as MKFFDEATVSGMTTNTAEATNPLAGAGTWIILGIVVFLVIVFVVYSAIKDRIKKNKAKKEKIEFENRANYFQKIYIAKLHYLIEKNNEYLQNFEPSIGEYTMGQIVETAHKFLITFENDKNFKEYIVAADSQSNVLNSFLALRDTRSNLWDKKINETLNLIKKIYNKTNLQISSSEYLDAKKEIDAFYERELRNEKNN
- the parE gene encoding DNA topoisomerase IV subunit B, translating into MNNNYDESSIQQLKGLEAVRKRPGMYIGSTDINGLHHLIWEIVDNAIDEALAGFANEISVTLTRDNSIIVEDNGRGIPVGKTPSGKSAVELVFTELHAGGKFNEGVYKTSSGLHGVGSSVVNALSNKLIATIYRDKKIYETKFENGDKIVQKTKEIGSTSKRGTKVEFWPNFEIFKNAQFNYEIIAERLRENSFLISNLKINFIDELHNKEFEFHYKNGLKEFINFINDSKEAIGEIYSFHDVKNEIEVDFAFQYTESYNETVLSFVNNIKTKDGGTHETGLKTAFTKVFNDFALEEKVLKSKNTFEGEDIREGLTIILSVKIPEKYLEFVSQTKEKLGTPEAKTAVEEIVAKSLKLWITENKPLAKKILSKIKKASESRAAARKARIEARSTKNALKEKQILSGKLTPAQSKKAEEKELFLVEGDSAGGSAKLGRDRKYQAILPLRGKVINTEKARLFDILKNEEIATIINTIGAGIGSELDLKKVQYNKIIIMTDADTDGAHIQILLLTFFFRHMRKLLEKGMVYIALPPLFKIKNKKNNIVYAWDENELKQILKDNNFNNSEIQRYKGLGEMNAEQLWETTMNPKTRTLIQVKIEDAALAERRVSTLMGDNVEPRKEWINSNVEFTMEDDYQI
- the parC gene encoding DNA topoisomerase IV subunit A, with translation MDKSQKEKLDDLLSKIIQENLDNIMGDRFSRYSKYIIQQRALPDVRDGLKPVQRRILYSMNDLGLHNNKSFKKSARVVGDVIGKYHPHGDSSIYEAMVRMSQDWKMGYCLLEMHGNVGSIDDDPAAAMRYTEVRLAKISDLLLEDLKKNTVKFAPNFDDSEKEPTVLPSLIPNLLLNGAKGIASGFATEMPPHNLVEILDATIAKIKDPYINLNKLMKYIKGPDFPTGGNIYGIDGIRDAFETGKGKIILVSKYKTYSDNKNKYIEILEIPYGVVKSKLIKDIDLLIINETISGIVDIKDQSDRNGISILITLDKEANEEIILNYLLQKTEMKIYYNYNNVAIKNYSPCLLNLNELLDAYLNHVKEIKTKTLEFDLVKFKARLEIVLGFIKVSEITDQVIKTIRESENSKTGVIENLVKFFAFTQNQATAIAELRLYKLSKTDKNLFLLEKEELEKQIARCTLLLNNKEEFDNWLIEIFKNIQKEYGRERRTIIHEENIDVSYNESDLVKEEIVYVSVSKNGYLKRFSERVKETNAIDTFALKEGDFILYFNKLQTTDNLLIFTNLGNYAIIPVYKLSETKWKELGSHLSDFVELIPNEEIISVLKVKDFNEKYFVGLFTKYGQGKRVKLKDFEVSRNNKTFTAMKLATNDKLIGAKFSTGLQDVLLITKRGLASLYTENDVQIYGTKSNGTKSCYMPPIDEITAFAFVNNDDIVTLVANNEYIKNIKVSDINKSPKKNLGKKIFDQFKYKELIVNDCASTSSDSKLLLVTNDNNLSFEGINKYPLTSSNEGFTKIKNNKIKFASIYLDESEEKKQKLEKVNFAKENEQEKKVVKKAIKDIEDVLNLNIDDILKKLDIK